CGGCGGACTCCTCTGAGTGGTGCTGCTTGCGGTACTCATCCGTCAAGAAGCGTTCGTCGTCGCGAGAGGCTTGCTCACGCATCATGCCGCGGCGCACGGCGGCTTCTTCCGAGTGATATCGGTGTTGGCTGCGACGTACCCCACGCTCAAGCTCAGGAGAAGCGAAGTTGAGCGCTGGCAGGTCCTTCACCTCAGCCGCCACAACGGATGGCGAAGGAGGTGCCGGTGCGCCACCCTGCATCTTGTGGCGACGAAGTGCACGAAGCGTCTCCCCAACTAGGGCAGAAGAGTTCACCGGCGTCTTCGGGGACGGAGCTGCGGCACGGGGGATGTCGACCAGCTCCAACTGGACCGCCGATGGCAGGTTTGCGTTGCCAGCACTGGGAAGCTGCTTCGGCCTTGCAGAAGGTGACACGCCAGAGGAACCCCTGTGGCCGTGCtccgctccagcagcaccctCTCTGGGGCTCTGACCAGAGATCGGACTCGTCAAAGGCGACAAGCCATCCTCGCCGCGCCCGTTGAGGGGCTTCAAGTACCCCTGCAGCGCACGACTCGGTCGTTGAAGACGGGGGTTACCACCAACACTCGGGGGGGCGcgctctgccgcagcggccccaGGTACGCCCTTGCTAAGCAACTCTCGCTCGttcagcggctgcggctgcgcagcctGACAGGGTGTGCGGTGCCCACGAGCGTCGCCTGAGATGGGGTAAAGGGCGGAGGGGCGGCGCGCAACCACAGCGTCGTCAAGCGCACGCTGTTCGCGCCTGTCGCGAGGTgcaagcagctgctcctcttccgtATGCCGCCGGGGTTGTGGCGGTTGCTGTTGACTGGGCTGCAGCATCATCCGGTGGCCGTCGATGCCACCGCCAAGGCCGGCAGAGAGCGGCGCCTTTCGGCCTCGATAGGGTGGCTCCGGTTTTGAGTTCGCTGAAGACCGACAGTCGATGTCGATAGCGGCGCCACGCGGGATGCCAAGCCGCGCCGACGGGGTGCGCAGTGGACCGGGCGTGACGGCGCGACGTGCCTCCTTTGTCTcagagcggcgctgctggacagGGAGCACCTGCTGTGGCGAGTTCGCCGCGCACAAAACTCTTCGCAGCGGCTTCCTCGCCACAGGATCCCCATGCGGGAAGGCTGGCACTGAACTACGCGTCTGCGGTGGCaagcactgccgctgcggtgtcgTGGGGCGGCTCACAGGCTCTCCTGGAGGAGCACCACGACGCGGGTCACGGCCAAAGACAGGTGCTTCGGCGCTGGTCGGTGTGTGAGCCAAGACGAACTCCTTGGCCTGTGACGGAGATGATGGCGGGGAGCGGGAGGGTCGTTGCAGATTCTCCGGCTTGGCACGGGACTGCGGAGCGCCTCTGCGTGGCGAGCGATCATCGGCGTACCCGTTCGCGTTCATGTTGTTCAGCTGAGGACTGCTGCGGTGATCGTTATTGTGGAGAGGCGTGGCGGCCATCCGCTGATTCTCTAGGACGCGGCGAAGCTCATCTTTGCGCATCTTGTTCCGCCGCTCGCGGACCTCAAGCTCCTCTTTCTGCCGCTTCAGGTACGCCTCGTGCTTGCGACGCATGTAGGCGTGGATCGTCTCTTTCGCCTTCTCGTCCGTGTTGCGGCCGTACCGGGCGATGATGGCGTCTACACGGCGCATATCAGCGTGAAAGACGTCCGCGGCATTGGGAGAGGGCCCAGGggtcactgctgctgctgctgctgctgctgctgctgctggagcaccaCCAGCCTCAAGATCCCGCCGAtcctcagcaccgccaccgccgaggtTGACGTTGTTGCGCATCGGAGGTATGTGATGCGGCTCCTCAAGGGGACGTGGAGCTGGGGGCGGGGGAATAACACCGTTCGGGACATCCGCTGGGGCGGGCCTGGCGCCACCACCCGGCAGCAAAGGGCTGACGATGGGTTTCTTCAGGTAGGGACTGTAGAAGTAGTGAAGGCCGTTGTCTTGCCGTGGACTCGCAGAGGGGCTTCGCTGGACAGGAGCAGACGGCTTTggccccaccaccgccggcgtGCCGCCGCATCCTGGGGATGGCATtggcggctgcgacggctgTTGCGATGGCGTGGATATGCGGTGATGCGCCATGGCGAGCGCAGCCGCCTGACCTGGCGATACCCCATCCTTGGCGACTACGTGAGGGGAAGGCTTTGGAGAAGGCTGTGGGGAGTTTCCTTTGCGCTCCTCCTGATCCATAGCAGATTCGAAGTCGATGATGTCCTTCAGGCGCACTCGGCACTGAGTAGCAAGCATCAAGTTCTCCTCTAGTTGCTCGAGAGAGCTGCGCATTAGCGGGAGAGCGAGTGTCTGCTTGATACTAGGCCGCTTAGCTGGGTCCTTCTGGAGGCACCAGTCAACCATCTTGCGAAAGTCTGAGGAGTACTGGCTGGAGAGAGGAACGTAGTGCCCCTGTACAATGCGTTGCATGAGCTGGTTCATGCTGGTGCCGTCAAATGGGTGGCGTCCACCGGTGGCACATTCGTACAGCAACACGCCGAGAGCCCAGATGTCGCTCTTGTTGTTGTACGGACGGTTGCGGCAGAGCTCAGGAGAGAAGTAATAGGGAGTGCCGCACACGGTGTTGGCCATCCCCATTGTCGTGCGCAACACCGTCGATATGCCAAAGTCGCCGAGCTTCACCGCTCCGTTTTTCATGAGGAAGACGTTCATTGTTTTGATGTCGCGGTGCAGGATGTGGCGAGCGTGCAGGTACTCCATCGCAAGGCAGATCTGTGAAAAGTAGTACAGCATGCTTGACTCTTTCATAGGGCCGCGGCTCTGCTTCACCTTCTCCGCCAAGTCACCACCGTCGCAGTACTCCATAACGATGTAGAGGTTGTTATTATTCTCAAACTGCTCCACGTAGCGGACGATATtggggtgctgcagctgctgcagtactGTGCACTCGTGCCGTGCCTCATCTCGCTCCTTCTTGCTCATCCTCATCATTCCTACCTCTTTCACCACAAACAGGAGCCCATCCGTCTTGCGCTTGATGAGGATGGCGCTGCCAAAGCTGCCCTTCCCCAGCACCTTCACCCTCTGGTACTTGTCCATAGCCCCTCCCCGCCCCACAACGCCGACTGAAACTCTCTTGCTAgggaagaaaggaggagttgtgaggaggggggcgaggtTCCCTCTGTCTTGCCCCTTTCGAATCTaatggcggcgccgtcgttcTTCGCTCGACGCTCCCGTGGggttgctcttcttcccgcGTGACCGAACCTGCGAAGGCGTGagtgcagcggaggaggcagaagCCACACAATTGCGCCTACCGCTGCACGAGTAAGCGGACCCGAACCAGAGGGCGcgcaaggagaagagagggggaagagagtaGGGAGACACAGAAAACAAGAGGGGGGGTCGAAGGGGGAGCTGTGGTAAGCACAGAGAAGAAGTGCGCAGTTGACAGGAGCAATTTAAAGcgacgagaaaaaaaagagagccgCACCGCGACACTCAAGCGCGCCGATGCGCGGAGGTGCACGCGCAGCCACACGCAAGAGCCAACCACTGACGCGCGCCCGAAAAGAGCGCgacaaggagagagcagcCGACTCCGAAAAGGAAAAGTTGCAGGAAGGCACAGAAGAACTCTACAATGTTCACCAGGCACGCCAACAGCGATGTTTTGTCTCCTGCCGCCCTCTGTTGGCCACGGGAGAAGAGTGAAGGGGTTGATGGGTGTAGAATCCTGCTGATTGTGTCGTGTGGCTTCGGCAAACGTGCGCGCGCTagagagagcagcacagcaagagagaagacacacagagggTGTAAGAagaggggcgaggggggaaagggagaaaggagaagagcggtGATAGGTGTACATGAAATACAAAAAGGAACAGTTagggcaaagaggagaaagtgGGCACGCACAAATGAAGCGGAGTGGCAGAGAGCACGCGCGCAAAGAGGttcaaacaaacaaacaaaacgGCAAAGACAGAGTGCGCGCAGAGCCTCACACActgcaggggggggggacaaagcagcagcgaagcaaaggcacgaaagagagcagtggcggcaacagcagcgcgtgtTTCGATGTGTATGTCAAgggatgtgcgtgtgtgtgtgcaggtgcacacacacttcggagtccaaaaaaaaaaagagaggaaggaaggaggagaagggggagcaGAGCGCCTGAGGATAACAACGGGATGACAAACAGGCGAGCAAAACCACAATaaagggaggaaaaaaaatggacGCGAGGAAATGTGAAGGGTGAGAGccaaagcagcagccgcaagAGCAGCTGCCCACAAAGATGATGATGGAGagatgaaggagaaggaTCAAGCAGCGCTCACTGCGAAGGATGATGTCAACTGTGcacgcgtgtatgtgtgtgacTGAGCGAACgccagagaaagaaaaagaagaggaaggagagtTGTGTTAGGAGGACAGCGATGTTTGAATTGTTTTGGTGTgcaacgcagcagcacaatcCCGCTTGCTCAGGCaatggaggaggaaaggcacCTGTAGTAATATGgaaagcagcagagaggcgcatgcactcacacagacagaaaaaaagggagagagacggtgaGAAACAAGGCCAGGGAGGAAATGGGCGGCGTCCTTCAGATAATTGAATGGTATTTTTCTCCTGTATTGCTATTgaagtgggtgtgtgtgtgttatcGAGGAAAGGAGTAAGATGAGTTTCGCAGAAGAAGCTCAACGgtaaagggggagagggagagatgcgTTCAGGTAAGCAGAGCGCAGATTCTTGAGGAAAGGCAACGTGAAGGGCCGCCATTGCACGAGCCCTTGTCGCTTCTGGAGCTTCTCTGTGTCCCGTCATCGCCACTTGCGCGATTTCAGGTGATAAGCGTGAGAGCGAGCTTACTTGGGTGTAGCTCCACGTGTATATATCGCTTAGGCAGCTCTCGGGTACTCTTACTGCGCGGCACCATTCGCCACGAGAGTACCGCCGTGATGCTTCCTGTCAGAGTGGTGaacggaagagagagaagcgccgGAGCGGGCCGTGCACTCCCACTTTCCTGGTTTGACTGCCATCTGTATGCCATCGTCTCTTCCGTGTACTTTCCTTTGCGGCGTCCCCACGAACACACTATCcaaaccaaaaaaaaaagagtgaagggggtggggaggacaAGGCTAAAGCCGCTCAGACAAATGTGACGACCTTCGCCACAAACACAACAACGCCAGCATCAGCGTGATTAGGACAACGAGACCACCCCCTCGCTCCCACACAGGCGCAACGACATCAAACAGAACAGCGACGCAAAACacgaacgaaaaaaaaaaaaacgaggaaTAGCAACATGACTTCCACATGATACAAGTCGTAGCTAGAAGCACCAAAATAAGCTGAACCGCACGCTGATTTgacgaaaaggagagggaaacgTCTACTTGTCGAAGAAGAACCAGATGAAGAGGGAAGGCTGATTAGCGGGGTGGggatggagaagggggacAAGGTGGAGTGCGAACAATATAACGCGccaacgcacacgcacac
The nucleotide sequence above comes from Leishmania braziliensis MHOM/BR/75/M2904 complete genome, chromosome 32. Encoded proteins:
- a CDS encoding putative serine/threonine-protein kinase — its product is MDKYQRVKVLGKGSFGSAILIKRKTDGLLFVVKEVGMMRMSKKERDEARHECTVLQQLQHPNIVRYVEQFENNNNLYIVMEYCDGGDLAEKVKQSRGPMKESSMLYYFSQICLAMEYLHARHILHRDIKTMNVFLMKNGAVKLGDFGISTVLRTTMGMANTVCGTPYYFSPELCRNRPYNNKSDIWALGVLLYECATGGRHPFDGTSMNQLMQRIVQGHYVPLSSQYSSDFRKMVDWCLQKDPAKRPSIKQTLALPLMRSSLEQLEENLMLATQCRVRLKDIIDFESAMDQEERKGNSPQPSPKPSPHVVAKDGVSPGQAAALAMAHHRISTPSQQPSQPPMPSPGCGGTPAVVGPKPSAPVQRSPSASPRQDNGLHYFYSPYLKKPIVSPLLPGGGARPAPADVPNGVIPPPPAPRPLEEPHHIPPMRNNVNLGGGGAEDRRDLEAGGAPAAAAAAAAAAVTPGPSPNAADVFHADMRRVDAIIARYGRNTDEKAKETIHAYMRRKHEAYLKRQKEELEVRERRNKMRKDELRRVLENQRMAATPLHNNDHRSSPQLNNMNANGYADDRSPRRGAPQSRAKPENLQRPSRSPPSSPSQAKEFVLAHTPTSAEAPVFGRDPRRGAPPGEPVSRPTTPQRQCLPPQTRSSVPAFPHGDPVARKPLRRVLCAANSPQQVLPVQQRRSETKEARRAVTPGPLRTPSARLGIPRGAAIDIDCRSSANSKPEPPYRGRKAPLSAGLGGGIDGHRMMLQPSQQQPPQPRRHTEEEQLLAPRDRREQRALDDAVVARRPSALYPISGDARGHRTPCQAAQPQPLNERELLSKGVPGAAAAERAPPSVGGNPRLQRPSRALQGYLKPLNGRGEDGLSPLTSPISGQSPREGAAGAEHGHRGSSGVSPSARPKQLPSAGNANLPSAVQLELVDIPRAAAPSPKTPVNSSALVGETLRALRRHKMQGGAPAPPSPSVVAAEVKDLPALNFASPELERGVRRSQHRYHSEEAAVRRGMMREQASRDDERFLTDEYRKQHHSEESAVPNTLEVLRNLRMQQDQAMEAEGGAREEANPGGQLALLKQRQRMQHRPRQSSASSCASVALTPPLMTRAAEAVSPPKSEALSFHDRKARGSRDKAAARPSAAHVTALSLGGVNRIAAPSQAALPSAYVGAPPSPKPSTGGGGGVQSSMDGYAEMLQHLKDLLQRRRCSRAGGGSAPISPNTADSAQPAMHRQGDPVARSPVPIQKRELPPPLNPMPFDGDVISGTNGSDDAGVLLSPPHLKETRPLHPQRASLPALKIRLSGNAEEEDEEEDDDFEDAVPLSPVRCAELNDAYARQQDQQPQKSHRASEDVYTNVVDLTSATMEEELEGEEGYTGYDKLPYSNELLKGLQS